One part of the Aurantibacillus circumpalustris genome encodes these proteins:
- a CDS encoding DUF5723 family protein, which translates to MSLRALILIGFLIFLNSKVFAQDYFSYGGGNFSGLNQVISNPAAAADNRLKLDILLTGLDFNFNNSWFQIKRESLKRTDGKFPDTWKNNTPNVPDNVYKNFNIFSNSKDRAVILENRVLLPSVMYQINSKNAIAFTWSVRQISNFDGMPQEMANLFEKELDLNITQNNRIQAKNLSAVQMSWAEYGLTYSRVLKDKNKHFVKVGATPKLVQGLESAYFIIKDLDFKLSTLDTLSYFDAKLAYGHSDNFKSPLDSERPVRDFYHPVTKLNFGLDLGIIYEWRPKFQDFKYKPDGKHFKWRNDLNKYKLKIGASLVDLGKINFTKQGSYYDLDIAVRRDNFLQFTTVADYAMFDSLMRAEFSNENSNNDKYSIKLPTAFNTQIDYALNRFFYLNLSTHFSNFSKSNSYRVYNYSSVCFAPRIEHYWFDLSFPFTYNTLSARRSDNLLTGINMRLGPICFGTNDIKPIFKGDISAFNFYAILKVSIPYKHLRDRDGDGVKDDKDECPDTPGLVALKGCPDKDGDGIPDKSDACPGQFGLAEFKGCPDTDGDGIKDGDDQCPYEIGSLAMRGCPDRDNDSIPDKDDDCPDAAGTKKYKGCPDTDGDGIIDKEDDCPTIKGIAKYKGCNNRDGDFFHDGIDPCPDEAGPLENLGCPWPDTDKDGIIDKLDSCITVPGVEAYHGCPEPIVLAPAEKRILEKAFATLEFESGKDIIKKASLPALGSLARLLINHGTDWKIKLSGHTDNIGTEESNLILSEKRANAVQNFLVKKGVPSENVLTEWFGQNIPIADNATNEGKRKNRRVEMIIMQKNE; encoded by the coding sequence ATGAGCCTTCGAGCCCTTATTTTAATTGGCTTTCTTATTTTCCTAAATTCTAAAGTGTTTGCTCAGGATTATTTTTCCTATGGGGGTGGAAATTTTAGTGGCTTAAATCAGGTTATTTCTAATCCTGCGGCAGCGGCAGATAACCGATTAAAATTAGATATTCTTTTAACAGGTTTAGATTTCAATTTTAATAACTCTTGGTTTCAAATCAAAAGAGAATCCTTAAAACGTACTGATGGTAAATTTCCAGACACGTGGAAAAACAATACTCCTAATGTTCCTGATAATGTTTATAAGAATTTTAATATATTTTCTAATTCAAAAGACCGCGCTGTTATTCTTGAAAACAGAGTTCTTTTGCCTTCAGTGATGTATCAAATCAACTCCAAAAATGCTATTGCTTTTACTTGGAGTGTGAGACAAATCAGCAACTTTGATGGAATGCCGCAAGAAATGGCGAATTTATTTGAAAAAGAACTTGATTTGAATATTACCCAAAACAATCGCATACAAGCAAAAAATTTAAGCGCCGTGCAAATGAGTTGGGCAGAATACGGACTCACCTACTCGCGCGTTTTAAAAGATAAAAACAAACATTTTGTAAAAGTTGGTGCGACACCAAAACTCGTTCAAGGTTTAGAGAGCGCTTATTTTATTATTAAAGATCTAGATTTTAAACTAAGCACACTGGATACTTTAAGTTATTTTGATGCTAAATTAGCTTACGGGCATTCCGATAATTTTAAATCTCCATTAGATAGCGAGCGTCCTGTGCGCGACTTTTACCATCCCGTTACCAAATTAAATTTTGGGCTTGATCTTGGAATTATTTATGAGTGGCGGCCAAAATTTCAGGACTTTAAATATAAACCTGATGGTAAGCACTTTAAATGGCGAAACGACTTAAATAAATACAAACTCAAAATTGGAGCTTCACTAGTTGATTTAGGGAAAATTAATTTCACAAAACAAGGTAGTTATTACGATTTGGACATTGCGGTGCGAAGAGATAATTTTCTCCAGTTTACCACAGTAGCTGATTACGCGATGTTTGATTCACTTATGCGTGCTGAATTCTCTAATGAAAATTCTAATAATGATAAATACAGTATTAAACTCCCAACAGCATTTAATACGCAAATTGACTATGCACTGAATCGCTTTTTCTATTTAAACCTAAGTACCCATTTCTCAAATTTCAGTAAATCGAATTCTTACAGAGTTTATAATTATTCCTCTGTTTGTTTTGCACCACGTATAGAACATTATTGGTTTGACTTGTCTTTTCCGTTTACCTATAATACATTGTCTGCTAGACGTTCAGATAATCTCCTGACCGGCATAAACATGCGTTTAGGTCCAATTTGTTTCGGAACAAACGACATTAAACCGATTTTTAAAGGCGATATTTCTGCGTTTAATTTTTATGCCATTCTTAAAGTTTCTATTCCATACAAACATCTTAGAGATCGCGATGGCGATGGTGTAAAAGATGATAAAGATGAATGTCCTGATACACCTGGACTTGTCGCATTAAAAGGTTGTCCCGATAAAGATGGGGATGGCATTCCTGATAAGTCAGATGCTTGTCCTGGTCAATTTGGTTTGGCTGAATTTAAAGGCTGTCCTGATACCGATGGTGATGGTATAAAAGATGGAGACGATCAATGTCCTTATGAAATAGGAAGTCTTGCGATGAGAGGTTGCCCTGATCGAGACAATGATTCGATTCCTGACAAAGACGATGATTGCCCTGATGCGGCCGGAACAAAAAAATACAAAGGTTGTCCAGATACAGATGGCGATGGAATTATTGACAAAGAAGATGATTGCCCAACCATAAAAGGAATTGCAAAATACAAAGGTTGTAATAACAGAGACGGTGATTTTTTTCATGATGGAATTGATCCTTGTCCTGATGAAGCAGGGCCGCTAGAAAACCTTGGTTGCCCTTGGCCCGACACAGACAAAGATGGCATTATAGATAAGTTAGATTCTTGTATCACTGTTCCTGGTGTGGAAGCTTATCACGGTTGTCCTGAACCGATAGTATTAGCACCTGCCGAAAAGCGCATTTTAGAAAAAGCATTTGCTACTTTAGAGTTTGAAAGTGGAAAAGATATTATTAAAAAAGCCTCTCTTCCAGCCTTAGGTTCTCTTGCAAGGCTTTTAATAAATCATGGCACTGATTGGAAAATTAAATTAAGTGGGCACACTGATAATATTGGTACTGAGGAAAGTAATTTAATTTTATCTGAAAAAAGAGCAAATGCCGTTCAGAATTTTTTAGTTAAAAAAGGAGTTCCTTCTGAAAATGTGCTGACCGAATGGTTTGGTCAAAATATTCCTATTGCTGATAATGCGACTAATGAAGGAAAAAGAAAAAACCGTCGCGTAGAAATGATTATTATGCAAAAGAACGAATAG
- a CDS encoding LamG-like jellyroll fold domain-containing protein: MKNSKLFSFFIGVFFFSSTLFSQLANWTPVPGGTNFPTNVSGQINGIARISQMKFHPTNTSKFYCVTGEGGLFLTNNQASSWTVAPGTETLTSSCAAICVDYTNDQIFYLGTGDANYYSNGIGILKSTNGGASFSATGLTNCLVIEILQNPTNASEFVAATNKGIYKSTNSGATWIATTATTLQFCDLKANATPSSQILYSATRENVPKLLRSIDYGSTWTQITSGIVVSNTVITGGARIAVTPADPNVVYFEVIGDGGIVHKSNDAGLNFILKKPGGSPFLTYYSNTVTSSSQGNYNNAITVDLVDPAKIWLQSHNTWFSSDSGATWTMQTFWANIVHTDMHQIQKAPFDNSKLYSCNDGGVWLSTDGGNNWVTKSDGLYAMEIGSETGVSSFVDKDFVSIGTQDNGRLYANTNGWFTNGGGDDYAQRQFDYNGNIYFDGVNRQINHTGASGPYNLPTTNWNAFGFNRTNPNLGFVGYTDVYRTTNLNSSSPTWTAISNFNQTIRAIHSCISDPNRLYVLLNNGTMYVSTNALSMSPTFLLYVLPSGASASNRGSIVSVVGNPNVVYVCANNIVYRSANSGSTWTNITYNLPNVTHRRILAEDFDGSQELVFVATNNAVYYKKASQTTWTNYSTNLPSRRSPTGFSMFDNGTNQARIRYASFGRAIWESGFDNLRAYNAAIIFNSDTTLTCSSPSLKLEDGSVGINNGPLTYTWNFPGGTPTTVNTSTASVTYTVSGTYIISLTIKDALNAISTKTLSKFIQVINCNTDTIPGKAIYIDGSSNYATTPPIALGITNSITLSAWIKIDAVQPSFAGIIFSGNGNGTGLNFRNGNQIGYHYDGLSNTYNYAGGPTIPMNVWVHVALATSVNSSTIYVNGVPYINNIGNSPVNFSSGFNIGNDRNNTTRTMSGQIDEVCFYNRTLSQNEIRELMHLTRNHTGIDPALKSYYQFNELGQNIYDRAGNSNGSLNGSSQHQLSTAPVGSGNSERMTITASGIKNFPNEGMSLNFPTGSLPNGEICVTRLNIQPDSFPANKTFSTTAQKYWIVNNYGTNATFNSVSNVSLAGYGTISTLQSPSPRIFKLYRRATGDYLASTWTKIDSAYSASSGTNAVLSYSGSAISFFNTQFTVGQDSCTPSLTPTIIATTNTLCLNSSAFLAANGTLNDAASWKWYTGACGSNYQASGFSYLATPSITTTYFVRGEAGCANNGLCSSITISVITSPLTPSVVSGPTVLCEGSSTAFSITNATGTNNYNWTIPSSWSGSSSTSSITVSNITSSGTLSVSASNACGTSQTKTLSVVVNPTVAVTQSVNLCYGQNIIIGSNTYSATGTYTNQFLRNTGCDSLVISSIHVEPSIDVSTSISGITILANAIGASYQWIKCDDKSILPGETGQSLSNATDGSYAVIVTLNNCSDTSACVNITTVGLNKSELNTQVKIYPNPVSQKLIIETRLSSGTISLMTVLGQEITSKNIVAGQIESIDFSDLAKGIYLIKIESDGKLMIEKIIKE, from the coding sequence ATGAAAAATTCTAAACTATTTTCGTTTTTTATTGGAGTGTTTTTTTTCTCCTCTACTCTTTTCTCGCAATTAGCTAATTGGACTCCAGTACCTGGTGGCACTAATTTTCCAACTAACGTATCTGGACAAATAAATGGCATTGCACGTATTTCGCAAATGAAATTTCATCCTACAAACACATCCAAATTTTATTGTGTTACAGGTGAAGGTGGTCTATTCCTTACTAATAATCAAGCATCCAGTTGGACCGTTGCTCCGGGCACAGAAACATTAACGTCGTCCTGCGCCGCTATTTGTGTCGATTATACCAATGATCAGATCTTTTATTTAGGAACCGGGGACGCTAATTATTATTCAAATGGTATTGGTATTCTTAAGTCTACTAATGGTGGTGCAAGTTTCAGTGCAACTGGCTTGACAAATTGTTTGGTGATTGAGATTCTTCAAAATCCGACTAACGCTTCTGAGTTTGTTGCTGCTACTAATAAAGGAATTTATAAATCAACAAATTCCGGCGCTACCTGGATAGCCACCACTGCAACAACTTTGCAATTTTGTGACCTTAAGGCCAATGCAACACCTAGTTCTCAAATTCTCTATTCCGCCACACGTGAAAATGTTCCAAAATTATTACGTTCGATAGATTATGGGAGTACATGGACGCAAATTACGAGCGGCATTGTTGTTTCAAACACAGTGATTACAGGTGGTGCGAGAATAGCTGTTACTCCAGCAGATCCAAACGTGGTTTATTTTGAAGTGATTGGAGATGGCGGTATTGTGCATAAATCAAACGATGCTGGACTTAATTTTATTTTAAAAAAACCAGGGGGTAGTCCTTTTCTAACCTACTATTCCAACACGGTTACATCAAGCAGTCAGGGTAACTATAATAACGCTATAACGGTAGACCTTGTCGATCCCGCAAAAATTTGGTTACAGTCGCACAATACTTGGTTTTCTTCTGATAGCGGTGCTACCTGGACCATGCAAACCTTTTGGGCTAACATAGTTCATACCGATATGCATCAAATTCAAAAAGCCCCTTTTGACAACTCTAAATTATATAGCTGCAACGATGGTGGCGTTTGGTTAAGTACCGACGGTGGAAATAACTGGGTAACAAAAAGTGATGGTTTATACGCCATGGAAATCGGAAGTGAAACAGGAGTAAGTAGTTTTGTTGATAAGGACTTCGTGAGTATTGGTACGCAAGATAACGGACGCTTATATGCAAACACCAATGGTTGGTTTACAAACGGAGGTGGTGATGATTATGCACAAAGACAATTTGATTACAATGGAAATATTTATTTTGACGGAGTAAATCGGCAAATCAATCACACAGGGGCTTCTGGACCATATAATCTTCCAACCACAAATTGGAATGCTTTTGGATTTAATCGCACAAATCCAAATTTGGGTTTCGTCGGCTATACAGATGTATATAGAACAACCAATTTAAATTCTTCATCACCAACGTGGACAGCAATTTCTAATTTTAATCAAACTATTCGCGCTATACACAGTTGCATTTCTGATCCTAACCGTTTATATGTGTTGCTGAATAATGGCACCATGTACGTTTCCACGAATGCACTTTCAATGTCGCCAACTTTTCTGCTCTATGTACTACCTTCTGGCGCCAGTGCCAGTAACAGAGGCAGTATTGTAAGCGTTGTTGGAAATCCAAATGTCGTTTATGTGTGTGCTAATAATATAGTATATCGGTCAGCTAATTCAGGTTCAACCTGGACAAACATTACTTATAATTTACCAAACGTAACACATCGCAGAATACTTGCTGAGGATTTTGATGGAAGTCAAGAGCTTGTTTTTGTAGCAACAAATAATGCCGTGTATTATAAAAAAGCTTCGCAAACCACATGGACAAACTACAGTACAAATCTACCATCGCGAAGAAGTCCAACCGGATTTTCAATGTTTGACAATGGAACTAATCAAGCTCGTATTCGTTATGCTTCTTTTGGACGAGCCATATGGGAAAGTGGTTTTGATAATTTACGTGCTTATAATGCTGCAATCATTTTTAATAGCGATACTACGCTTACCTGTTCTTCCCCTTCTTTAAAACTAGAAGATGGTTCAGTTGGTATTAATAATGGCCCTTTAACATATACCTGGAATTTTCCAGGAGGCACACCCACCACGGTGAACACTTCAACAGCGAGTGTTACTTATACAGTTTCGGGTACGTATATTATTTCTTTAACCATAAAAGATGCGTTAAACGCTATTTCAACAAAAACACTGAGCAAATTTATTCAGGTAATTAATTGTAATACAGATACGATTCCCGGCAAAGCTATTTATATTGATGGCTCAAGCAACTACGCCACTACTCCGCCCATTGCTTTGGGAATTACAAACTCTATCACTTTATCTGCATGGATAAAGATTGATGCGGTACAACCTTCCTTTGCAGGAATTATTTTTTCAGGAAACGGCAATGGAACCGGGCTTAATTTCAGAAATGGAAACCAGATAGGCTATCATTATGACGGTTTATCCAACACCTATAACTATGCCGGAGGCCCTACTATTCCGATGAATGTATGGGTACACGTGGCGTTAGCAACCTCGGTAAACTCTTCTACCATTTATGTGAACGGTGTGCCCTACATTAATAATATTGGCAATTCACCAGTTAATTTTTCAAGTGGTTTCAATATTGGAAATGATAGAAACAATACCACCCGAACTATGTCTGGACAAATAGACGAAGTGTGTTTTTACAACCGTACACTCAGTCAAAATGAGATCAGAGAATTAATGCATCTTACCCGGAATCATACTGGAATTGACCCTGCTTTAAAATCGTATTATCAATTTAATGAGCTAGGCCAAAATATTTATGACAGAGCTGGAAATTCTAACGGTTCATTGAATGGATCATCGCAACACCAATTATCAACAGCACCCGTTGGCAGTGGTAATAGCGAACGCATGACTATTACTGCTTCCGGAATTAAGAATTTTCCAAACGAAGGAATGAGTTTGAATTTTCCAACTGGCAGTTTACCAAATGGAGAAATTTGTGTAACACGCTTAAATATTCAACCTGATTCATTTCCTGCAAATAAAACATTTAGCACTACGGCACAAAAATATTGGATCGTTAATAATTACGGAACCAATGCCACGTTTAATTCTGTTTCTAATGTATCACTTGCGGGTTACGGAACCATTTCTACTTTGCAATCACCGTCCCCACGCATATTTAAACTATACCGCAGAGCCACAGGAGATTATTTAGCTTCAACCTGGACTAAGATAGACAGCGCTTATTCGGCAAGTAGCGGAACCAACGCTGTTCTTTCTTATTCGGGATCGGCCATATCTTTTTTCAATACACAATTTACAGTTGGCCAAGATTCTTGCACACCTTCTTTAACTCCAACCATTATAGCTACTACAAATACGTTATGTTTAAACAGCTCTGCTTTTCTTGCAGCTAACGGTACATTAAACGACGCGGCAAGCTGGAAGTGGTATACTGGTGCTTGTGGTTCGAACTATCAAGCAAGTGGTTTCAGTTATCTTGCCACTCCATCCATAACAACAACCTATTTTGTTAGAGGAGAAGCCGGTTGTGCAAATAACGGCCTATGCTCTTCCATTACCATAAGCGTTATTACATCACCCTTAACACCAAGTGTTGTAAGTGGACCAACCGTTTTATGCGAAGGAAGTTCCACTGCATTTAGTATAACAAACGCAACTGGAACAAATAATTACAACTGGACTATTCCTTCATCATGGTCAGGTTCATCATCAACGAGTTCAATCACAGTTTCCAACATCACAAGTTCAGGAACACTTTCTGTTTCCGCGAGCAATGCCTGCGGCACTTCTCAAACAAAGACTTTAAGTGTGGTAGTAAACCCTACAGTTGCAGTAACACAGTCCGTAAATTTATGTTATGGTCAAAACATTATCATTGGCTCAAACACATATAGCGCAACAGGTACATACACGAATCAATTTTTAAGAAATACGGGTTGCGATAGTTTGGTGATTAGTTCAATTCATGTTGAGCCATCTATTGATGTGAGCACGTCTATTTCAGGAATAACTATTCTAGCCAATGCTATTGGAGCAAGTTATCAATGGATTAAGTGCGACGATAAATCCATTCTGCCAGGAGAGACTGGTCAGAGTCTTTCGAATGCGACCGATGGCAGTTATGCGGTTATTGTTACACTTAATAACTGTTCAGATACCAGTGCTTGCGTAAACATAACAACGGTTGGATTAAATAAATCAGAGTTAAACACGCAAGTAAAGATATATCCAAATCCAGTTTCTCAAAAATTAATCATAGAAACTCGTTTAAGTTCAGGCACAATTAGTTTAATGACTGTGCTTGGTCAGGAAATAACTTCAAAAAACATTGTAGCTGGTCAAATCGAAAGTATTGATTTTAGTGATCTTGCAAAAGGAATATACCTTATTAAAATTGAATCGGATGGAAAATTAATGATTGAAAAAATCATTAAAGAATAG
- a CDS encoding site-specific integrase, with amino-acid sequence MKASLSKKTVITINPELQTYIDSNGESCIRIRITQNKKHTRENTGFKISPDFWTGSKGNWISNNHPRARYLNNELSKKLSLYEDQYLDLMKENKIVKKEDVYYAINKQYLKKNFLAFWDNNVEGMKNYNHYKGYHTTRKKVVSYAGTDLIDFKDINMQWLKGFETYLSDNALCGSTIHSEIRKVRRTWNLAIEAKIIDRSFYPFGKDGYKIKAKEKNLKRIDRLDRPELKRFLLQWYKPNTTIHYTRLGFELAFNLSGIRVEDLLCLQWLNASNGRIGYNMAKGITGHKFMDFEITPKIDKILKQLKTTESKPTDYIIPLMKLPSLLVGTEEYKKEVSRKTSLYNKNLKQIAKDAEISKNITSHLAKHSWAAIAYEETKDILFIKEKLGHEKIETTVHYIGRLCTKESDKKTNDIMKNLY; translated from the coding sequence ATGAAAGCAAGTTTAAGCAAAAAAACAGTCATTACCATTAACCCAGAATTACAAACTTATATAGATTCAAACGGAGAATCTTGTATACGAATTCGGATAACTCAAAACAAAAAGCATACTAGAGAAAATACAGGTTTTAAAATTAGCCCAGATTTCTGGACAGGGTCCAAAGGTAACTGGATAAGTAATAATCATCCAAGGGCAAGATACTTAAATAATGAACTTTCAAAAAAACTATCCTTATATGAAGACCAATATCTGGATTTAATGAAAGAAAATAAAATTGTAAAAAAAGAGGATGTTTATTACGCCATTAATAAACAGTACTTAAAGAAAAATTTTTTAGCATTTTGGGATAATAATGTTGAGGGTATGAAAAATTACAACCACTACAAAGGTTATCATACTACAAGGAAAAAGGTAGTTAGTTATGCAGGGACAGATTTAATAGATTTCAAAGATATAAACATGCAATGGCTAAAGGGTTTTGAAACTTATCTAAGCGACAATGCGTTGTGTGGTTCAACAATCCATTCGGAGATAAGAAAGGTTAGAAGAACCTGGAATCTCGCAATTGAAGCTAAAATAATAGATCGTAGTTTTTACCCATTTGGAAAAGATGGCTATAAAATTAAAGCAAAGGAAAAAAATTTAAAAAGAATTGACCGTTTAGATAGACCTGAATTAAAAAGATTTCTTCTGCAATGGTACAAGCCAAACACTACAATACACTATACAAGACTTGGCTTTGAACTTGCTTTCAATCTATCTGGCATAAGAGTAGAAGATTTACTTTGTCTCCAATGGTTAAATGCTTCGAATGGAAGGATTGGTTATAATATGGCTAAAGGTATTACTGGTCATAAGTTTATGGACTTTGAAATAACACCTAAAATTGACAAGATTTTAAAACAGCTTAAAACAACCGAATCAAAACCAACAGATTATATAATTCCACTGATGAAACTACCCTCTTTATTAGTGGGAACTGAAGAATATAAAAAAGAAGTTTCAAGAAAAACATCGTTATACAATAAAAACCTAAAACAAATAGCAAAAGATGCAGAGATCTCCAAGAACATAACAAGCCATCTAGCAAAGCATTCCTGGGCAGCTATTGCCTACGAGGAAACAAAAGATATTCTTTTTATAAAAGAAAAGCTTGGGCATGAAAAGATTGAAACAACAGTTCATTATATCGGACGGCTTTGCACTAAAGAAAGTGACAAGAAAACAAATGATATTATGAAGAATTTATACTAG
- a CDS encoding SOS response-associated peptidase: MCYSAEAATRKLIKYALHRGDTEYAKALEQYLIEISKDKTPKFFVSGFAHPELLVFTNEEPMKPQYFTWGLIPSWVKDWEGAKKQRRNTLNARVETMFEKPSFKDSAFNRRCLVYFDAFYEYHTFNKKKYPIRVSMREDIPMVMGGIWNSWVDKATGEIHNTVAVCTTDANALMEKVHNEPAASDTPRMPVIISKEDQDKWLIKIRTKKDGYTEADTQADVEFIKSIAAPYDGDKMQAWTVAPLIGKKGLGNAPEARLEYKYEELIF; this comes from the coding sequence ATGTGTTATTCAGCAGAAGCAGCAACTCGTAAATTAATTAAATACGCTCTTCATCGTGGCGATACAGAATATGCAAAAGCGCTTGAGCAATACTTAATCGAAATTTCAAAAGACAAAACACCGAAGTTTTTTGTTTCTGGCTTCGCACATCCAGAATTATTAGTGTTTACGAATGAAGAACCAATGAAACCACAATATTTTACTTGGGGATTAATTCCTTCGTGGGTCAAAGATTGGGAGGGTGCCAAGAAGCAACGCAGAAATACTTTAAACGCACGAGTTGAAACAATGTTTGAAAAACCCTCGTTTAAAGACAGTGCTTTTAATAGGCGTTGTTTAGTTTATTTCGATGCGTTTTATGAATATCATACTTTCAACAAAAAAAAATATCCTATACGTGTTTCAATGCGAGAAGATATTCCAATGGTAATGGGTGGAATCTGGAATAGTTGGGTAGATAAAGCAACTGGAGAAATACACAATACGGTGGCTGTTTGCACAACAGATGCGAACGCATTAATGGAGAAAGTACACAATGAACCAGCAGCTAGTGATACACCTCGTATGCCTGTAATCATAAGTAAAGAAGACCAAGATAAGTGGCTAATAAAAATTAGAACAAAAAAAGATGGATATACAGAAGCGGACACACAAGCAGATGTTGAATTTATTAAAAGTATTGCTGCCCCATATGATGGAGATAAAATGCAAGCTTGGACAGTTGCTCCACTTATAGGAAAAAAGGGCCTCGGTAATGCTCCAGAAGCTAGACTTGAATACAAATACGAAGAGCTAATTTTTTAA